A window of Aurantibacillus circumpalustris genomic DNA:
TTACTGGTTTTTTACCACCACCGTGAACCGCCATTTCTACGGCAGGATTCCAATAATCTTTATCTTTTTCTTTAAATTCTTTTAAGGATACCTCACGTAATAAAAACTCTTCTCTACCCATTATGGTATGTTGAATCTGCGTAGCAGCAAACATATGGGTTTCAGAAGTTTTTATGACACTTACATTTGTTGCAATTGGTTGAATGGTATTGTTAATCATCCCTTGGAAAGGGAACGCATTCACACCTACTCCGTTTGCAACTTTTAAAGATTCTGCATTTCTACCATAACCAAGCGCTAAACCAATAGATCCAGGAGCTTGACCTGGTTGAGGATACACAGGAACTTTAATCGTAATACCGTTAACCGTTAGGTCTACAATACTACCATCAATATCCTGACGTAACATCTCATTTAATCCCATCGCTTTAACATCGATTGGACTCATTGTAATATAATTGTCCCAAGTAACTTTAGAAATAGGATCAGGCAATTCCATTAACCATGGGTTATTGGCGTATGTACCATTTCCTAAACCTACTTTTTCGTAAACAAATAATTCAAGCGCGCTTCCTTTAACTGAAGTTGCCATTGAGGCTGCCTTATTATAATCGGGAGTTGGAATGGATTCGGTTGCAACAACCATTTTTCCTTTTGGTTGTTCAGCAGCAACTGTTTGTGTTGAGTCAGAAACTTCTGCCATAGCAGTAGCTACACCAACCATTAGAGGTCTACCTAAAGAATCTTTTTCCATTGGAGCAACTGGCGCATCTTTGTACACGGCAACTTTTACTGCACCATCATGCAATGCATGCGCCCAGAAACTTGGGAAATCTAAGAACTTACCTTGATTCGGGAATACGTGATTATTCCAGTACCCTTGTAAATAAGTTAAATAATCAGATTTAATACCTGACCATTTTAATAAAGTATCTTGAAACTGACGCGTACCTTCTTGACGAGGTTGAGCGAAAATTGGATTAATAGTTGCTTGTTGCAAAGTGAACATTCCAACCTTTGGATTTGCATCACCCCACGACTCTAAATAGTGATGATCTGGACAAACGATTGTTGCCATTTGTGATGTTTCATCCATTACTTGAGAGAATGAAATACGAGTAGCTACTTTTTTATAAGCATCTGCAAATTTTAAAGAAGCAGGAGCTGTATAAACAGGATTACAATTGTAAGTCATTAATACATTTACTTTACCAGAAGCCATATCAGCAACTAATTCAGCAAATTCTTTGTCATCACTTTGTTTGAAATTTAAATGTTTCTCAACATCTACAGTTTTACCATAGTTGTCAAGCATTGCATTAATTCCATTCACTAAAGTTTGAACACCTTCGTCGTTTAAGCCTGAAACAACCAAAGATTTTCCTTTATTATTAGCTAACTTTTCAGCTGCTTTTTTAATAGCGGTTACAGCCGCAGCACTTTCAATTTTAGTATCTCCACTTACTTTTGAGTTTCCTGTAATTGCAGCAATTTCATTAAATAATGAAACAGTTACTTTACCCAGTTCACTAGGTTTTACCATGAAACGGTAATCAGCATTCGCCCCTGTAAGAGACAAGTTACTTTCGAAATGAAAGTGTTGACTCATTTCAGGATTTGCTTTAGAAACCTTACGGTTTTTAGCATATTGTTTTGAGAACTCTTCACCTGCAATCCAGTTGCCTAAGAAGTCGCAAGCAATACCTACAACAATTTTAGCTTTACTGAAATCGTAAGAAGAAACAACTGCTTTACCAAATGTGTTTTTATTTGCAAGCGTTAAAGCGTTATGAGAAATAGCATCGTAAGTAACGTGCTTAGTATTTGGATGTTTATCCGTAAACTCAGCAATAACCGCTTTTGTAGAAGGGCTTATTATTGTTGACGTAAGAATACGAATAGTTGCTCCGTTTAAAGCGGTTGCTGCTGCATCGTCTGCTGTTTTCCAGGTGGACTCTGCACCCTT
This region includes:
- a CDS encoding TAT-variant-translocated molybdopterin oxidoreductase — protein: MSKKYWKGLPELHNSPEFQAQQKNEFAESLPMDEFLSGNDAETSGTSRRDFLKVMGFSTAAVALAACETPVMRSIPYVVKPEEVTPGVANFYATTFYDGHDYASILVKTREGRPIKIEGNDLGGITHSGTNARVQASVLGLYDGARLKGPWVKGAESTWKTADDAAATALNGATIRILTSTIISPSTKAVIAEFTDKHPNTKHVTYDAISHNALTLANKNTFGKAVVSSYDFSKAKIVVGIACDFLGNWIAGEEFSKQYAKNRKVSKANPEMSQHFHFESNLSLTGANADYRFMVKPSELGKVTVSLFNEIAAITGNSKVSGDTKIESAAAVTAIKKAAEKLANNKGKSLVVSGLNDEGVQTLVNGINAMLDNYGKTVDVEKHLNFKQSDDKEFAELVADMASGKVNVLMTYNCNPVYTAPASLKFADAYKKVATRISFSQVMDETSQMATIVCPDHHYLESWGDANPKVGMFTLQQATINPIFAQPRQEGTRQFQDTLLKWSGIKSDYLTYLQGYWNNHVFPNQGKFLDFPSFWAHALHDGAVKVAVYKDAPVAPMEKDSLGRPLMVGVATAMAEVSDSTQTVAAEQPKGKMVVATESIPTPDYNKAASMATSVKGSALELFVYEKVGLGNGTYANNPWLMELPDPISKVTWDNYITMSPIDVKAMGLNEMLRQDIDGSIVDLTVNGITIKVPVYPQPGQAPGSIGLALGYGRNAESLKVANGVGVNAFPFQGMINNTIQPIATNVSVIKTSETHMFAATQIQHTIMGREEFLLREVSLKEFKEKDKDYWNPAVEMAVHGGGKKPVSEVDLWAEHPRPGHKWGMSIDMNLCFGCGACVVACTSENNVAVVGKLEVSRVREMHWLRIDRYYSSDVTKHSAQAEGLMETKKMYIDMENPSANPQVTFQPMMCQHCNHAPCETVCPVLATSHSTEGLNMMTYNRCIGTRYCANNCPFKVRRFNWFNYNGNDLFADVNPAQQELGRMVLNPDVVVRSRGVMEKCSMCQQKLQAGKLEAKKAGMPVKDGAIKTACQSACSTDAIIFGDLNDSESQVTKERNDERTYFLLEDVGIKPTTSYKVKVRNQDEQIIFHDDVVGHSVKKEEAHHEEKHS